The DNA sequence GAAGAACGTTCGACTTGTCCAACAAGAGCCTGTGCTTTTCCAAGGCTCAGCATTCGATAATATTGCGCACGGTCTTGTTGGCACGAAATGGGAACATGcttcaagagaagaaaagatgactcaagtccaagaagctgccaaagttGCCTTTGCTCATGATTTCATTTCAGAATTGCCAGATGGTTACGATACTGAGATTGGTCAGAGGGGTGGACTGTTATCTGGTGGTCAGAAGCAGCGCGTTGCCATTGCTCGGAGCATCGTTTCTCAACCAACAGTCCTACTGCTCGATGAAGCGACCAGTGCCCTTGATCCGCATGCTGAGGGCATTGTCCAGCGCGCCCTGGACAGAGCTTCCGAGGGCCGTACCACAATTGTTATTGCTCACAAACTAGCAACAATCCGCAGAGCAGATAATATTGTCGTCatgaagaagggaaaaatcATCGAACAAGGCACACATGAGGGCCTAATGAAGCAAGACGGAGCTTACGCTCAGCTAGTGCACGTCCAAGACCTATCTGTATCGAAAAATCAGTCTGATACCGAATCAGATGTGCCAGATGACGAGGAAGTGAAAGATCCAGCTGATCTCGTCAAGAGCTTGACCCGATACGCTACCGCGGATCGGATCCGCctcgagcagcagaaagagagGGACAATTTCGAAAATTACAAGAAACAGGGGCTCCTAACAGTGATCTGGCGACTAGTCGCTGAGCATCCAGAATTGGGTTGGGCTTATTTCTTTGTTGTTATTTCCTGTCTTGCGGGTGGTGAGTACATGATCAAAATCTGAATGCGAATGGGTACAGACATCTAACTATAACAGCGGCTGGTTATCCCGGTCAGGCCATTTTGCTTTCCAGCACTGTTGACGTCTTCACACTATCTCCCTCGGAAATGACGAAAAAGGGCAACTTTTTTGCTTCCATGTTTATTGTCCTTGCGGCTGGCAACTTGGTTATCTATAGTATAGCTGGATGGGCGACCAACATGATTGCTCAGGTATGGCATTCCCTTTCAACAACCATGAACGTCTAATGCTAACTACCTTCACTAACAGACGTTATCGCACAAACTCCGTCGTCAAAGTTTAAACGACATGCTACGCCAAGACCTCCAATTCTTCGATCGTCCCGAAAATAACATTGGAGCGCTAGCTAGCCGCGTTGACGCAAACCCACAGGCTATCCTGGAGCTCATGGGTTTTAACATTGCTCTAATCCTGGTAGCAGTATTCAACATTGCCGCATGCAGCGTTCTGGCCATCGTATATAGTTGGAAGCTGGGACTTGTGGTTGTCTTCGCTGGGTTGCCCCCCATGGTTGGTTCTGGATGGTTCAAGATTCGATTGGACGTCAGGCTTGATCATCATATCTCGGCACGTCAGTCCAAAAGTGCAGCGATTGCTTCAGAAGCCGTCACTGCGATACGCACTGTATCGTCTTTGGCCATTGAGGAATCGGTCCTCAAGAGCTACACCAACGAATTAGACCACGCGGTCAATGGATCTGTGAAGCCAATGTCGATTATGATGGTTTGCTTTGCCTTTACTCAGTGCATTGAGTACTGGTTCATGGCTTTGGGTTTTTGGTAAGTGATTGTATGGCTCATCATGGGCGAGCTTGGGGCTAACTATCACTTCCAGGTATGGATGTCGTCTTGTCTCCTTTGGGGAGACATCAATGCATAGCTTTTACGTGGCGTTTTTGgcagtctttttttcagGTCAAGCGGCTTCTCAACTCTTTCAATTTTCAACAAGTATGTTCAAGGCGCATGTCTAGAGATGAATGTCCAAAGCTAACGTGGTTGCACAGGTATAACCAAAGGCAAGAACGCAGCGAATTACATCTTCTGGCTTCACGGACTCAAACCCACAATCCATGAAACACCAGAAAACAAGGATAAAGGCCCGGAATCTGGGGGCCCAATTGCTGTTGACAGCGTTCACTTTTCATATCCTCTGCGGCCAGAGGCGCCTGTGTTGAGAGGAATCAATCTAGAGGTATGTTTACACCTGTCCAAAGTTATTATGGCAAATTTCTCACAGCATCGTAGATTCAAAAAGGCCAGTTCTTTGCTCTAGTTGGTGCTTCTGGCTGCGGCAAATCCACCATGATTGCTATGCTCGAGCGCTTCTACGACCCTTCGACTGGAAAGATTAGCATTGCTGGTGATAAGCTGACGGAGCTGAATCCACGTCTATATCGCCGAGTCGTCTCTCTAGTGCAGCAAGAGCCAACTCTTTTCCAAGGTTCAATTCGCGAGAATATCGCCCTCGGCATTGACGATCCAACGATGTCTTCCGCAACAACTGCAGAGGTAACTGTTTCCGACGCTCAAATCGAAGCAGCATTACGCGCAGCCAATGCCTGGGACTTTGTATCTTCTTTGCCTGACGGCTTCGCCACGGCTGCTGGGCCAAATGGCACGCAGCTTTCTGGCGGCCAACGTCAGCGTATTGCTATTGCTCGCTCACTGATTCGTAATCCTAAAGTCCTGCTACTTGACGAGGCAACCAGTGCCTTGGATACGGAGAGCGAAAAAATTGTACAAAGCGCACTGGCCGAGGCAGCAAAAGAAGGTGATCGAATCACTATTGCGGTAGCTCATAGACTGTCCACGATTAGAGACGCGGACATGATATGCGTCTTCTATGGGGGCAAGATTGTGGAGATGGGGAAGCACGCTGAATTGATAGCGCAAGGAGGGATGTATAGAAAGATGTGTGAAGCGCAAAACATTGAGTGATGGAATTTTCTTAGTATATACGGGATGTATAATTGTTAATGATACGCATAATATTTGGATGATTAGCGGTTGGccatatatatgtatatagaACGACGTTAGGTCTATGGGGCTCGCCTTTGCTTGAGAAATGTTCCAGTAGTCGGAGGAATCTCTACTATAATACACATCACCACTTTATCATCAGCACTTTTGTCAATGGAGCGATAGCACGTCAGCGATTTGACTTAAACAAATTATATGCAAATGCGCCTTGATACAAGACAGCACAAAACTATTTCACTATGTAGGAGAAAGATTCGGTGCATCACCATCAGACAGTGATGGAGTACTTCGTCCCCGAAGTCGTCTGAATAGACCCCGAGTAGGTAGCCCCATTGACCTTGAAGCTCTGTCCACCAGCCACCCTCAATGTTAACGATCCTCCACGCGTAGATGTTACGGTTGCACTTGTCAAACTTCCACCTGACCAGTTAATGTCTACCTCAAAGCCACCCCTAGCCATCAATCCCTGGGCACTTCCAGTGGGGATGTTAGATCCAGGCAGAGCTGGCAGAAGATGAACTGTACCAGtctggctctgcagcagcatctccgtCAATCCACTTGTTAAGCCAAAGTTGCCATCGATCTGGAAAGTAGACCCATCATTTGTGTTCCAGAGATTAGGCGTGGGGTACTCGGCGAACCAGGCGACAAGATGCTTCCACACGTCAGCTCCGGAGAAGAGACGAGCGTACTGGTTCATCAGCCATGTGCGGCTCCAACCTGTACTACCGGAGCCGCTGGCGACGCGATGATCGAGAAgggccttggcagctgcaCTGAGCGTAGTATTGACAAGAGGTGAGAATTGGTTGGATGGATGAAGGCCGTACATGGGAGAAAGATGGCGGTGGCCAGGGTCGGTCTCGCCGTATTCATATCTCCACTCCAGGATCTGGCCATAAGAGCCAATGCGAGGAGTTCGAATCTGCGGGATGAAGTTGGTGGCGGCCTGGACATTactgtcgctgctggagatgccaagagcagcggctGCTTCAATGATACCCTTCATGACATCTCGCATAAGCTGGTTGTCCATCTCAGGGGCCAGATCCATGGGCTCCTGTTGGCCAGAGACAGTGGCGTTGCTGGGCACGACGTACGTATTCtcgggagagagagacggaCCGGTGACGAGATTCCCCTGCCAAGTGAATGTGTAGCATTGGAGAAACTTGGAAATGTCAAGGAGATAGGGGTAGGTTGCACTTCGAAGGAGATTCAAGTCACCGCCGAAGCGGTACTGCTCAATCATATGCTGCACCAACCATGTTGCTCCCATTGGCCACATGGTGCTCGAAGTATAATTATCCGTTGGTGCTGGGTCTCCCCAAACATCCAAGTTGTGGTGGAAGACAGTACCGTTGCAGCCATAGAGATCCTGAGCCATCTGCTGACCCCGGGGCTGAGCCACTTTCATGAGATCAAAGAGCGGCAGCTGAGTCTCAATGAGATTAGTCTGACCAGCAGGCCAGAGATTCATCTCGGTATTAATGTTAATTGTGAACTTTCCTCCCCAAGGTGCACTTGTCTGGTTATTCCAGACACCTTGCAAATTAGGAGGCATATCAATAGCAGCAGAAGTATTGCGAGAAGAGGCAACAAGCAAATGACGCCCATAGTTCCACGCAAGAACCGCAAGCTGCGGGTcattgaagctgctgcgagCATTCTTGACACGCTGGTCTGTAGAAAGGCTGGCGAGGCCGTTGGGAGATGTGCCGAGGTTGATGTTGGCGCGGCCCAGGAGAGCGCTGGCGTCGGCGATGGCTCCGTCGTGGATTTTCTGGAAGCCCTGCGATACTGCTGCGCTGAGTTTGCTGTTGACTTGAGCGGCGAGATCGCTGGCTGAGGGGTAGCGATAGCTTGTCTCGACGTCGATAAAGACGTCGATGGTGGTTGCGCCGCTGATGGTGAGGGTGCCTCCAGATGTACTGAAAGTAGCTATTGATGTTGCGAATCAGCATTGAAATGATTGAGTTCACTGTCTTAGGATGAAAGATTACCTCCGCTGGCTACAAACTGAGCTGTGCCAGTAAACAGAATGGGGTTGTCTGAAGCAGCTTGCCCACTGGACCCTTGCAAGGTCAAAGTATTGGCACCCCCAGATGTTGATGCCACATTGCTCAGAATGTTTGAGATTCTCGAGAATGTAGCACTGACGCTCAAAGCACCGGCTTTGCTGGCTGTGAACCTAGCTGCGATGACACCAGCTGGGGTACTCGCAACGTATTCACGACTAAATGAGCAAGATGTTAGCATACAACACttgacttttcttcttttgaagTACATACGTGTACGTGACTCCGTTGTATGTGTATGACACGCTGGAGTTGCCCTGTCGCGTGTCAAGCGAGCGGATATAATTCGATATCCCACCCGAAGAATGTCCAAAGTTGAGATTCAGATTGCCAAAATAGCTAAATTGTCTCTCGCCCGAAATAGGAGGAGTCATCTGACTCAAAACGAGATTGCCCGCCGCAGTCAGGCTGTTAGCTTCCAGCATCTGGCGGACCTTtggcagagcagcaagcCCATTTGCAGGGATGCGATTCTGCAGCGGGCCATCCCACAGGGTATCTTCGTTGATGGTGACGACTTCGTTGGCGCCTCCGAAGATGGCCGCGCCGAGGCGACTGTTTCCAATGGGAAGAACGCCAGTCTCCCAGTCTGTGGCGGGAGAGGTATACCACAGATACCGGCTTCCGTCTAGAGCTGCGGAAGCATTTGTGGCGAGGAGCCCTACGAGGAGGGCTTGGAGGTTGAACTTGGCCATTGTTACGGTTGGCGCCAGAGGCCTGCCTCTATTCCCAAGAATCATTAAAAGATAGGGAAGTGGGTGGCCTATTTATACCGTTCTATATCGCGAATGATGGCTGGCTGTTTTATCCGCACTTTCCATTAGAAGTCATGATCGTCAATCCCTTGGGCTCTCCCGGCGGGAAATTGTCAGTAACAGGGTTGCCATGTCAAACTGCCCAATTCGTACTGCAGAGCTGCGTGTCACAGATAGTCTATAAAGCGTGAATGACGTTCAATATCGAATGACAGAGAACCTAGCTAGAGTCAAAAgggcctttttcttcaacagcagccCTTTTCTATGGGGTGCATAATGTAACACTGCACACATTCTATAGTTCTAATGGAACCTACCATGACTATTTCGGAGCTTGAAGCAAAACCGACGGTAAAATCACTATCCATGACAAAGGCGAGAAACTCAACTCATATTCACTATAAAGTCTACCGACGGATAATTTTTAGTCACCGTCTTTGGGCAGCCATCTTGTTGAGATCAAGAGTTGAGTTCGGCGAGATACAATAATTGCCGTCCTTTCCCGGATTTCCCCCGCAACACGACATGGCGACTAAACCATTACGAGGAAGCCAGAGAAGGTAAAAGTTTTGGTCACTGATGCAGAAAGGCCTTTATCCGTCACATTAGGCACATACCGAAAATGTGGGTAGAAGCGCTGCTGGTGCCTTGTTTTTGCCGCTATAATGCCAAGGGTCGGCAGTTTACTCGTCCTATCCGTCGGCACACCAGATCGTGGGCCGAGACGTAATTGCGATTCGATGAGGCCTCTCATGAGAATaggctttgctttgtt is a window from the Trichoderma atroviride chromosome 5, complete sequence genome containing:
- a CDS encoding uncharacterized protein (EggNog:ENOG41~CAZy:GH95~SECRETED:SignalP(1-20)) — translated: MAKFNLQALLVGLLATNASAALDGSRYLWYTSPATDWETGVLPIGNSRLGAAIFGGANEVVTINEDTLWDGPLQNRIPANGLAALPKVRQMLEANSLTAAGNLVLSQMTPPISGERQFSYFGNLNLNFGHSSGGISNYIRSLDTRQGNSSVSYTYNGVTYTREYVASTPAGVIAARFTASKAGALSVSATFSRISNILSNVASTSGGANTLTLQGSSGQAASDNPILFTGTAQFVASGATFSTSGGTLTISGATTIDVFIDVETSYRYPSASDLAAQVNSKLSAAVSQGFQKIHDGAIADASALLGRANINLGTSPNGLASLSTDQRVKNARSSFNDPQLAVLAWNYGRHLLVASSRNTSAAIDMPPNLQGVWNNQTSAPWGGKFTININTEMNLWPAGQTNLIETQLPLFDLMKVAQPRGQQMAQDLYGCNGTVFHHNLDVWGDPAPTDNYTSSTMWPMGATWLVQHMIEQYRFGGDLNLLRSATYPYLLDISKFLQCYTFTWQGNLVTGPSLSPENTYVVPSNATVSGQQEPMDLAPEMDNQLMRDVMKGIIEAAAALGISSSDSNVQAATNFIPQIRTPRIGSYGQILEWRYEYGETDPGHRHLSPMYGLHPSNQFSPLVNTTLSAAAKALLDHRVASGSGSTGWSRTWLMNQYARLFSGADVWKHLVAWFAEYPTPNLWNTNDGSTFQIDGNFGLTSGLTEMLLQSQTGTVHLLPALPGSNIPTGSAQGLMARGGFEVDINWSGGSLTSATVTSTRGGSLTLRVAGGQSFKVNGATYSGSIQTTSGTKYSITV
- a CDS encoding uncharacterized protein (TransMembrane:12 (i58-81o112-133i185-203o209-229i289-310o330-349i709-732o752-779i829-849o855-873i936-959o971-991i)) — its product is MTVSEKGHEGPVNQASDAVEQVDSSIEVSVGDETPASENKSQSPYLRIFTYTGRRERIILAISIVAAIASGAGIALQNLIFGQFVTTITNFINDPSASGAKFRSDAGRLSLYFVYLGIGRFVLAYAYNVLLTYNAYRIVRNIRHAYLKAALSQEVAYYDLGTSGSIATQATSNGKLIQGGIAEKLGLSFQGVSAFVTAFIVAFVTQWKLTLICLCIAPSTMAVMAFVGINEAAVETKIFDVHAQANGYAEGIIGSTRTVHAFEMRSRLVSKFNEYLEEAHKYGRQLSPWFAALFSAEYTIMYLGFGLAFWQGIHLYANGEIKSSGEIFTVLFSVTIATISITSLAPYSIDFSRAASGAAQLFELIDRKSDINPFDESGEKPTEVVGHLELENVNFAYPSRPSITVLDDFSLSVPAGKVTALVGQSGSGKSTIVGLVERWYNPVSGTIKLNGKPINKLNLNWLRKNVRLVQQEPVLFQGSAFDNIAHGLVGTKWEHASREEKMTQVQEAAKVAFAHDFISELPDGYDTEIGQRGGLLSGGQKQRVAIARSIVSQPTVLLLDEATSALDPHAEGIVQRALDRASEGRTTIVIAHKLATIRRADNIVVMKKGKIIEQGTHEGLMKQDGAYAQLVHVQDLSVSKNQSDTESDVPDDEEVKDPADLVKSLTRYATADRIRLEQQKERDNFENYKKQGLLTVIWRLVAEHPELGWAYFFVVISCLAGAAGYPGQAILLSSTVDVFTLSPSEMTKKGNFFASMFIVLAAGNLVIYSIAGWATNMIAQTLSHKLRRQSLNDMLRQDLQFFDRPENNIGALASRVDANPQAILELMGFNIALILVAVFNIAACSVLAIVYSWKLGLVVVFAGLPPMVGSGWFKIRLDVRLDHHISARQSKSAAIASEAVTAIRTVSSLAIEESVLKSYTNELDHAVNGSVKPMSIMMVCFAFTQCIEYWFMALGFWYGCRLVSFGETSMHSFYVAFLAVFFSGQAASQLFQFSTSITKGKNAANYIFWLHGLKPTIHETPENKDKGPESGGPIAVDSVHFSYPLRPEAPVLRGINLEIQKGQFFALVGASGCGKSTMIAMLERFYDPSTGKISIAGDKLTELNPRLYRRVVSLVQQEPTLFQGSIRENIALGIDDPTMSSATTAEVTVSDAQIEAALRAANAWDFVSSLPDGFATAAGPNGTQLSGGQRQRIAIARSLIRNPKVLLLDEATSALDTESEKIVQSALAEAAKEGDRITIAVAHRLSTIRDADMICVFYGGKIVEMGKHAELIAQGGMYRKMCEAQNIE